The following proteins come from a genomic window of Bubalus kerabau isolate K-KA32 ecotype Philippines breed swamp buffalo chromosome 20, PCC_UOA_SB_1v2, whole genome shotgun sequence:
- the ZNF660 gene encoding zinc finger protein 660, producing the protein MRRKTRNFKQKTVQDNKTLTEVSDQESEKDGPTINERIQAAKRQYVCTECGKAFSQSANLTVHERIHTGEKPYKCKECGKAFSHSSNLVVHRRIHTGLKPYTCSECGKSFSGKSHLIRHQGIHSGEKTYECKECGKAFSRSSGLISHHRVHTGEKPYTCIECGKAFSRSSNLTQHQRMHKGKKVYKCKECGKTCVSNTKIMDHQRIHTGEKPYECDECGKAFILKKTLNEHQRLHRREKPYKCNECGKAFTSNRNLIDHQRVHTGEKPYKCNECGKTFRQTSQVILHLRTHTKEKPYKCSECGKAYRYSSQLIQHQRKHNEEKEMS; encoded by the coding sequence ATGAGGAGAAAGACAAGAAACTTCAAACAGAAGACAGTTCAAGACAATAAAACACTCACAGAAGTGAGTGaccaagaatctgaaaaagatggCCCTACAATAAATGAGAGAATTCAGGCTGCAAAGAGACAGTATGTGTGTACTGAGTGTGGGAAAGCCTTTAGTCAGAGTGCAAACCTCACAGTACATGAACGAatccacacaggagagaaaccctataaGTGTAAGGAGTGTGGAAAAGCCTTTAGTCATAGCTCCAACTTGGTTGTTCATCGGAGAATCCACACAGGATTGAAGCCTTACACGTGCAGCGAATGTGGGAAATCTTTCAGTGGTAAGTCCCACCTTATTCGGCACCAGGGAATCCACAGTGGGGAGAAAACCTATGAATGTAAGGAGTGTGGGAAAGCCTTTAGTCGGAGTTCTGGCCTGATTTCACATCACAGAGTTCACACTGGTGAGAAGCCTTACACCTGTATtgaatgtggaaaagcctttAGCCGTAGTTCAAACCTTACTCAACATCAGAGAatgcacaaaggaaaaaaagtttacaAGTGTAAGGAGTGTGGGAAAACATGTGTTTCTAATACAAAGATTATGGaccatcagagaattcacactggTGAGAAGCCTTATGaatgtgatgagtgtggaaaAGCTTTCATCTTAAAGAAGACCCTTAATGAACATCAGCGACTTCATCGTAGAGAGAAACCCTACAAATGTAATGAGTGTGGGAAAGCTTTTACTTCTAATCGAAATCTTATTGATCATCAGAgagttcacactggagagaaaccctataaaTGTAATGAGTGTGGAAAAACCTTCAGGCAGACTTCACAAGTGATTCTACATTTGAGAACCCACACGAAGGAGAAACCTTATAAGTGCAGTGAGTGTGGGAAGGCCTATCGTTACAGCTCACAGCTTATTCAACATCAGAGAAAGCATAatgaggagaaagaaatgtcataa